In Feifania hominis, the following are encoded in one genomic region:
- a CDS encoding spore germination protein produces MKQNIDGMNPKDIKIPKKLDDAIDIIHSLFQNDQTIRYRFVQNRHNPNVRFCLVVVDAMVNSRIINENIIRPLAESEILTPGAGLFDAVYTQTLTTIELAEAENFGDALPSLLMGDTLLFIDGCPRCVGIDTKGYSARSVSEPPGEEILKGPREGFTETILPNCSLIRRKIQTHHLKFEFSRCGKSTETQVCLCYIDNIADPKLVERMRRKIDEYDLGSMLDSNYLAEVSHLGALSPFKTVATTERPDVVAAKLLEGRVAVLVDGTPVVITAPTLFIELFQTSEDYYVNYIYASFSRLLRLVGFFLCITVPALYVSMVTFSQEMLPTKLIVSISNARQGVPFPTVLEAFALLIIFDILKETGLRGTTGIGSALGIVGSLVLGQAAVEAKFISAPIVIVIAFSGVTSILVPKLSGAILFCKYTILTATALLGIYGFSLALLAIFLHLFSLESFGVPYLAYSSVSAHRTLKDSPVRSPWTVMRRRPFFASRSNQIRKGRRHE; encoded by the coding sequence ATGAAACAGAACATCGACGGGATGAATCCCAAGGACATCAAAATACCGAAGAAACTCGATGACGCCATCGACATCATCCACTCGCTCTTCCAAAACGACCAGACCATCCGCTACCGCTTTGTCCAGAACCGGCACAACCCAAATGTACGGTTCTGCCTTGTGGTGGTGGACGCGATGGTCAATTCCCGTATCATCAATGAAAACATCATCCGCCCGCTTGCCGAGAGCGAAATTCTCACCCCCGGCGCGGGTCTTTTTGACGCCGTCTACACCCAGACACTCACCACCATTGAGCTCGCCGAGGCTGAGAATTTCGGCGATGCGCTGCCAAGTCTGCTCATGGGGGATACGCTGCTGTTCATCGACGGCTGCCCGCGCTGTGTCGGCATTGACACCAAGGGTTACTCCGCCCGCTCGGTGAGCGAGCCGCCCGGCGAAGAGATTCTCAAGGGTCCGCGAGAGGGATTCACCGAGACCATTCTCCCAAACTGTTCACTGATTCGCCGTAAGATACAGACCCACCATCTCAAATTTGAGTTCAGCCGCTGCGGCAAGAGCACCGAAACCCAGGTCTGCCTGTGCTACATCGACAACATTGCCGACCCAAAGCTCGTCGAGCGCATGCGCAGGAAAATCGACGAATATGACCTCGGCTCCATGCTCGACTCAAACTATCTTGCGGAAGTCAGCCATCTGGGCGCCCTGTCGCCGTTTAAAACCGTAGCCACCACCGAGCGGCCTGACGTGGTCGCGGCAAAGCTGCTCGAGGGGCGCGTTGCTGTTCTGGTGGACGGCACCCCGGTCGTCATCACTGCTCCCACTCTCTTCATCGAGCTCTTTCAAACCAGCGAGGACTACTACGTCAACTACATCTACGCCTCGTTTTCGAGGCTGCTGCGTCTTGTCGGCTTCTTTCTGTGCATCACCGTACCGGCGCTCTATGTGTCCATGGTTACGTTCTCCCAGGAGATGCTGCCGACCAAACTCATAGTCAGCATCTCGAATGCCCGCCAGGGCGTCCCCTTTCCCACGGTACTCGAGGCCTTTGCACTGCTGATCATCTTCGACATTCTCAAGGAGACGGGACTGCGCGGCACAACGGGCATCGGCTCGGCACTTGGCATCGTAGGCTCTCTTGTACTCGGTCAGGCCGCTGTCGAGGCGAAGTTCATCAGCGCCCCCATTGTGATTGTCATCGCATTTTCCGGCGTCACCAGTATTTTGGTGCCAAAACTCTCGGGCGCGATTCTCTTTTGCAAGTACACCATTCTCACAGCGACTGCTCTTCTCGGCATCTACGGGTTCTCTCTGGCGCTGCTCGCCATCTTTCTTCATCTGTTCTCCCTGGAGTCTTTCGGCGTGCCCTACCTCGCCTACTCCTCCGTCTCCGCACACCGCACTCTCAAGGACAGCCCGGTACGAAGCCCGTGGACTGTCATGAGGCGGCGGCCGTTCTTCGCAAGCCGCAGCAATCAAATCAGAAAGGGGCGCCGCCATGAGTAA